In Desulfotignum phosphitoxidans DSM 13687, the genomic stretch CTGGATCGGGCTGATCGTCCCGCACATCGCCCGGTACCTGGTGGGACCGGAACACACCCGGCTGATTCCCATGAGCGCGTTTCTGGGCGGATTGTTTCTCATGATCATGGACAGCGTGGCACGAAGCGTCATGCTGTCGGAAATCCCCATCAGCATTGTCACCTCCATTTTTGGGGCCCCGTTTCTGGGATACCTGGTGATTCACGCGGGAAAGGCACGAATGTCCCATGACACTTGAGATTCAAAACCTTTCCGCCGGATACGGCAGCACACCGGTCATCTCCGGGATCCATATGACCGCTGATCCCGGCCGGATCTGCGCGGTCATGGGCCGGAACGGGTCCGGCAAAACCACGCTGCTCCGGTGCATCAACCATGTGCTGCCGCCGCTGAAAGGAAAGATCCGGATCATGGGGCAGGAGATCACCCGGATGGCCCGGCACCGAATCGCACAGATCATCAGTGTGGTCCCCCAGGGTAATTTTTCCCCGTTTTCCTTTTCCTGCCGGGACATGGTGCTGATGGCGGGCGCCGCCAGGATCCGGGCCTGGGCCGCCCCGTCCAGAAAAGAGCAGGAACAGGCGCTTTCCGCCATGGCAGAGGTAGGGATCGATCACCTGGCAACCCAGGCATTCAATGCCATTTCCGGCGGGGAGCGCCAGCTGGTGATGCTGGCCCGGGCCCTGTTCCAGGAAACCCCCATCATGCTGCTGGACGAACCCACGGCCCACCTGGATTTCACCAACCAACACCGGATCATGGCCCTGATGCGCAAACTGGCCGCCAACCGGAAAATGACCGTGATCATCACCCTGCATGATCCCAATCTCACCTGCCATTACTGCGATGATGTGGTGCTGATTCACCAGGGCCGGGTGGCGGCCGCCGGAAAAACCGCCGATACCCTGACCGGTGACGTGCTGACACAGGTGCTGGGAGACAACATCCGCCTGGATGTCACCACCGGCGGGGTCCGGGTGGCGGTTCCCGCAAGCTTGGATCCCGCAACCGACCGGCCGGAGTATTCTTCGGTCAAACCTTTGACAACCCATCAGGAAAAGAGGGTCGTATGAAATGCCAATTTTGTGAACGAACATGTGATCTGACTAACGGCCGCAGCTTCTGCGGCATGTACATGGAAGAAAACGGGCGGGTCTTGGAGCGCTTTCCGGACCAGTGGTGCACCTACAATCCTTCCCGGATCGAGTCCGTGCCGTTTTACCATGCCTATCCCGGCTCCCGGTCCCTGATCATCGGCACGGCCGGGTGCAATTTCCGGTGCCGGTACTGTTCCAACGGGTTCATCGCGTGCAGGGATCCGGCCGATCTCCAGGAGGTGATGTATACCATTCCTGCCGACCGGCTGGTGGCCATGGCAAAGAAGATGGGATGCCACAACATCGTGTTCAACGTGAACGAGCCGGCCGTGTCCCTGCCCAGCCTGGAACGGGTCAGTCATTATGCCCGGAAAGAAGACATTCCCATGGGATGCCTGACCAACGGATATACCACGGAATCCGCCACCCGGATGATGATGGAGATCTTCTCGTTTGTGCACATCGGGCTCAAGGGGTTTTCCAATGCGTTTTACCGGGAGTTTGTGGGGATTCCGGACATGACCCCCATCCTGCGCAATATCCGGATGTTTGCCCAAACCTGCCATGTGGAGATCGCCTCTCCCGTGATCGAGGATGTCAATGACCATGAGCTGTTCGATATCGCCCAATTCATTCATGACATCCGGCCGGACATTCCCTGGCACGTGTTCCGGCTTCTGCCCGAGCACGATATGAAGGAATCGCTGTATCCCAACATCGACCGCATGGACCAGGCCCTGGAAACCTCCCGTAAACTGCTGCCCTATATCTATTTTCACAATTTCGTAGGCTCCAGGTGGGTGAACACTCAGTGCCCAAACTGCGGCCACACGGTGATCAAGCGGTTCAGCCTGGGCTGTTCCGGGGACCGGCTGGATGAATTCCTGGCCCCGGACAACACCTGCCCGGAATGCGGCACCCCTATCCCCATCCTGGGGACCCGGGTGGCCTGGAATGAAAAACAATCCGTATCATGGGAGGCCATATCATGAGCCTGGCAGTGATCGATGCAAGGGAATGGCAGAACCGGTTTGATCTGGAAACCGGGCAGCCCCGGAAAAGCGATGCACCCGTGGCAGAGATGGCGGCCAGGGTGCTGTCCCGGCACCCCTATCCCGGGGATGTGGATGAACAGGCCAACCAGTGGGTGACGGATACGGCCCTGGATCTTATCTCCCACTATGACCCGGACCTGGTGTGCCTGAGTTATGTGCAGCAGTTTTTTTCTGACCGGCATTTCAACCATTCGGAAACGGAACGGGAGCGCCTGTTTGCCGCTGCCATGGCAGAAGCCGACCGGTTTGTGGAACTAAGCGGATTTACCCCCGTGATCGTGGGCACCGGGAACATGATCCCCCTGGCCGGGGACATGGACCTGTCCGGCCTGGACGGCCTGGCCGTGTCCTCCAACTGGTCGGCCCGGTACTGTGGGATCCATCATCCCAGCCCCAGGGACATGGAATTTTTGAATTCCCTGGATACCCTGGAAAGGATCGTTCCCAGACAGGAATGGATCGATCTGTTCCAGGCAGCCCAGCCGGACCTGGAAATTCTCCAGGACCCCCGGCTGATGCCGGATTTTCTGGCCGTGGCCAGGGAGGGGCAGGCGTTCAAGACCATGGGCACCACCCTGCGCAAACCCGTCCATATCCCGGCCAACAATTTTCAGGTACCCGTGGTTTCCCCCTTTGGTCCAGTGACTGACCTGCGGGAGATCAAGCCCCTCATCCGCGCTCATCTATCCACCCATAAAATCGCTTTGATACTGGTGGAAGGGGTGGGGGAATCGTTTTTCCCCGAATCCCGTTATATGGTTCAAAACGGGGTGGACTGGTTCTGCTACGAGCCCGGGGATGCCTTCTACCTGACCCTGTCCACGGGCCGGCACCAGCCTTTTGCCTATCCGGCCGGATTCCGGTCATTCGACAAGGATGCCGATGCCATCAAATTTCCGTTCTCCGGGTATATGGATGCGGTTCCCGGCCACACCCTGGGCTTAAATTTTCCGGGGAAAAGCATTGCCGTGGGAAACCGGAGCATGTTCATGCACATGGCTTTCGGCGTGGACATCAGCATTGAGTGTTTTGCCAGAAACCTGTTCAACCAGGGGTGCATGGCCGTGGTGCACCGGGACGACAAATGATGACAAAAATTAACCGAACATATACAGGAGATCCCCATGCCCAACACCTTGCCTGACAATCCCTATACCAATGACCAGGATGACCGGGAAGCCGCCCGGATGATGGACAATATCACCCAAACCGTGTTTACCCCCATCTACCCGGTCATGGCCGAACAGATCGCATCCATCCACGGCATCACCACAGGCACCTGCATCGATCTGGGGTCCGGCCCGGCGGCCCTGTCCATCAGCCTGGCAAAGGTGACGGACCTGTTGATCCATGCCGTGGACAAATCTCCCCACAGCCATGCCATCGCCTGTGCCAACATCAGAGCGGCCGGCCTGGAACAACGGATCACGGCTGTCCAGTCCGATGTCTGCAACTTGCCGTTTGAAAACAATTTTGCCGATCTCATCGTCTCCCGGGGATCCATGTTTTTCTGGGAGGACCTCACCGGGGCATTCAACGAGATTTTCCGGGTGCTTGCGCCCGGGGGCAAAACCCATATCGGGGCCGGATTTGGAAACGAGGAGATCAAAAACCGGATTTTCCGCCAGATGGCTGAAAAAAACGATCAATGGGCTGAAAAAGTCCGGCAGCGCCGCAGCCCGGAAACCACCCGGCGGATCCTGGACCACCTGGACAGCTCCGATGCCAGCCGGTATACCCTGACCCAGTCCGAGATCGGGTTCTGGATTCACATACACAAGGACGTCCCGTCATGAAATGCAGCATCTGCGACATCCACTGCCAAATTCCGGAAGGGGGCTCCGGCCGGTGCCGGATGATGACCTGCCGGGACAACCGCATTATGGAGCACTATCCCCACAGCTATTCCACCCTGTTTCCCATCTCCATCGAAACCATGCCGGCCCTGCATTTCTACCCCAGGCACAAATTTTTGCAGGTGTCCACTATAGGGTGCAATTTCACGTGTCCTGGCTGCATCTCGGAAATCCTGACCATGGAATCAGATACCCTGGCGGGCGCCCTGCGCCGGATGCCCCCTGAAAAGGTGATCGATCTGGCCCAAAAGGAACAGTGCAAAGGGATCGCGTTCTGCATCAACGACCCGACCGTGTCTTTTTTCTCTTTTCTGGATTTGGCGCAAAAAGCCAGGGAAAAAGGGCTGCTGGTGGGTTTCTCCACCAACGGGTACATGAGTGACACTGCCCTGGCCGCCCTGATCCCGTATACCGATTTTGTGAACATCGGATTCAAGGGGGCCACGGACCCGGCCTACCGGTTCTGCGGGGTCCCGTCCTGCGCCCCGGTTTTCAGGAACCTTGAAACCCTGGCCGCCTCGGACATCCATGTGGAAGTGGCCGTGGTCCACCTCAAGGGACATGAAAACGAGGTCCGGCAAATTGCTGAATTCACTGCATCCCTGTCCCAGAACATCCCTTTCCAGGTGATGCGGTTTGTCCCGTTTGGGGAGGCGGACATCGCCCTGGAACCTACCATCAGGGAATCCCGGGCGCTGTGCCGGGACCTGGAAACCCATCTTTCTTATGTGTACCTGTTCAATGCCCCGGGCAGCGACCAGCTGGACACCCGTTGTCCTGACTGCGGAAGGACCGTGATCACCCGGGAGTTCTTCGGGCCCATGGACGCCCGAATTGTAGATGTCCGCCCGGATGCCATTTGTGAATGCGGCACCCGGCCGGATATCACCGGCACCCTGGCATCCCAAAGATTTGATGAACAAGGATTTTTCGGCGGGTACCGGACGACCCGGGCCCTGGAAATGCTGCATGCCATCCTGGTCTGCATCGGTGCGGATGACCCTTCTTCCGTGTCCCGGCTGTGGCAGGACCTCATGGACACCCAGTACCTCAAGGCATTTCATGACCTGGTCCAGTTACCGGATGCCTATGGAGAGATCATTGACCGGCTGGCCGTCCCCACGGGCTGCACCAAGGCTGGAACCCTTCTCAGGCAGTTCATCGAAAAAACCCTGGCGGACATCCGGTCCAGAACCCGGGACGTGACCCGCCCAAAGGTCTATTACGCCATGGGCTATCCGTTGTTCGCCCTGAACGCGGAACGGTTTGAAACCCACCTGGTGGAGGCGGCCGGCGGCATTTGCGTCAACCGGCAGCTCACCCGTAAAGGCAAACCCGGTGTCACCATCACCCGGGAAGAACTCATGGCGTTCAATCCGGACATCATTTTTATCTCCGGATTTCTGTCCTGTCCCGTGTCTGATTTCCATGAATACTGTATCTCCCACGACATCCGGGTGAATGCAGTGATCCAACACAGAATTTATGACCATTTTCCTTTGTGGGACTTTGGCAGCCCCCGGTGGATCCTGGGATTGATGCACATTGCCAATATCCTGCATCCGGATATATTCTGCTTTGACATGGAAAAAGAAGCCGACCGGTTTTACCGGACCTTTTACAAGCACCCGTTTAACGCCCAGAAAGCCAACCGTTCATTTTACCGGGTATGATACCGATGACTTCCATTTCTAACAAAAAATCGTTGCGCCGGACCGCCTGTCTGATTCTGATGCTGGGCGTCCTGGTTTTTGCACCGGCCGCATCCGCGGTCACGGATACCTGTCCGCCGTTTTATCTGCGGACCGATACCGGCGAGATCATCAACCCCATGACCGGGGAGAATGCAGACCAGCCCTTTTCCACCCGCCAGACCTGCGGGGCCTGCCACGATGTGGACACCATCTCCAAAGGCTACCATTTCATGATGGACTGGGACAAGGCCAGCGACACCCGGTTTGCCGGTACGGACACCCCCTGGCTGGTGTCCACGGGCCTGACCGGAAATCTCATCACCTACGGGTTTTTCCAGCTGGCCAAAAAGCACAACACCCATCCGGATCAGATCGATTTGAGCGCGTTTGATTTTGTCGCCCGGGTGCCGGAATCCAAAGGCGGATACCAGAAACCCGGGTGCGCCGGGTGCCATGCCGGCGGGGGCCTGCTGGAGTTTGACCGGGACGGGCAGCGCTATGACCGCCGCCTGGCCGACAATCCGGAACTGGCCGGGACCCTGGACGGGGATTATTACCAGAGCCGGTGGGACGAAACCGGGGTGATCGAGCCGGACTGCTTTTTCTGCCACGGCAGCCGGTACCATATCCAGAAGCGGATCACCCAGATCAAGTACCTGAACTTCAAATGGGCCGGGGTGGCCGCCGCAGGCATCGGCCAGGTGCACGGCCGGGTCAGTGACGGTGAGGTGCCCACGGTGGTTTACAACAAGCGGCTGTTCAATGAAGACGGCACCTTTTACCTGCCGGACATGGTGTTCCAGCCGGAGGCAAAAAACTGCCTGATCTGCCATGAATCCATCGAGCTGGGAAAACGGGGCAACTCCTGGGCAGATCCCCTGAACCCGGATGTCCATCACCTGGCCGGACTCACCTGTATCGACTGCCATACCGGGGACATCCGCCACAATTTCGCCAAGGGCAATGCCATGGACAACCAGGTGTCTCCGGAACTGAACAATTCCATGCGCTCCTGCCGGGACTGCCACACCCAAGGGTACAGAGGCGCCACCCGGATGCGGCATGACAGCATCCGCAAAGACCACCTGGACAAGCTGTCCTGCGAAGCCTGCCACATCCCGGAGCTTAACCGCACGGCCGGCGGCGCCATGTTCCTGAACACCGGGATGTTCGGCAAATACGGGCAGGGAGATACCCGCCGGTTCGGCACTCCTGATACCTGGAAACCCGCCTACATCATCCGGGCCAAAGACAAAGATGGGATCCCGAGGATCACCCCGGTGAACCCCATGCTCAATACGCTGTTCACCAACCTGGATGAGGACGGCATCTATTACCCGCTGTTTCTGTCCGAGGTGGAAACCGCTTATGACCTGTGCCAGGCACAGATGAGCGACCGGGAAATCCCGTATGATTTCCACCGCAAAGACGATATCAAGATCATGCTGGAAACCCTGGCCGACACTTTGGCCGGAAACCAGCGGTTTTCCAAGGTGAACCCGGTGTTTCACACGGGCGGCAACATATTCCTCCTGGCAGACCACCCGGCTGAGGGGACCGCACCGGCATCTGATACAACACCCGGCTCATCATCCGATTCCGGCCCGACATCACAAGACACCCGGCTGGTGGTCCAGGCGGACACCACCTGGGTCAGCCGGCTCCCTTATTATTCCATCAGCCACAATGTGGCCCCGGCAGATCAGGCTTTGGGCAGCGACGGGTGCACGGACTGCCATGCCAAAGATGCCCACCTGTTCAGCGGGCCTGTGGTGATCGATTATTTCGGGGATAATGGCCGGCCGGTGACCGTGTCCATGGCCCGGTTCATGGGGCTGCTGGAGTCTGTTGAACCCGTCAACCGCCTGTTTAGCCTGTTTCTGAAAACCGGCCCCTGGGTTTTGGGGGCCGGGGTGCTGCTGCTCCTGGCCACCGGAACCTGGCTGGTTTTTTTCAGTCCCTCCAGACCCCATGACACAGGCATGCCATATTTGAGCGCCGCGGGCATCTTTGTATTCATCTGCTTTCTCTTTGCCCACACCCTGCTGATCATGGACACCGGATTTTTACGGTCTTTGACACAGACCCTTGGGGCCATGGCACCGTGGCTGGGCCCGTTGTCGGCACTCATGGCAGCGGCCGGGTATTTTTATCTGATTCACACCCGGATCCGACACCAGTGGATTTCTGTTGGACTACACCTTTCCGGCGCCGGCACAGTGATCACGGGCATGCTTTTATGGATACGCGCGCCTTTTAACAGCAGTGCCTTGTTCCTGATTTCAGTGATCCATGGTATTTTTGCGGTTGCCACAGCCGGACTGTTGGTATATTTTCTTTTCAAAACTTTCGACAAAGGACCGGGACAGCCCCGGACAACCCAGGGCCATCAACACAACAACCAAAGAGACCGGCATGAGTGATAAAAAAAAGACCCGCCGCCCCCCGGAAACCCGGCTGGGAAAAACCGCTGACCGCCCCTACTGGATCTGGATGACGTCCATTTTCATCCGGGCCCTCCACCAGGTGGGGGCGGCCGTGTTTCTGGCCGTGTTTCTGCTCCCCGGGCGGCCGGACCTGCCCCGGATGTATCTGGTGCTGGTTGGTGTCACGGGTGTGCTGCTCATGACCACGGAAATGCTGCGCCACCGGCAGCTGCTCCGGGAACCGGCCGGTCTGGCCACCCTGGTCAAGCTGGTGCTCATGGCAATGGCGATTCACGGATGGCTTCCGGTAGCACCGGCCATGCTGGCCGCCTTTGTCCTGGCCGCGTTTTTTGCCCACGCACCCAAACATATCCGGCATTTGCGGTTATTCTGACCAGCATTGAAACCCGCCGGAAAAAAAGATATACTCCGCGCAAACAATAATTTTTACGAGGTTCACATGTTGACTGTTTATGCGGCCGCCTGGTGTCCGCACTGCACAAAGACCGTCGAATTTTTAAAAAAGCACGGCATTGCATTCACCTATATGGAGATCGAAGACCAGCCCGAAGACGTCATTGACAAAATCATCCAGGTCAACGGCGGGGACGACTGGGTCGTACCCACCCTGGCATACAACGGCAAATGGCGGGAAGGCCGGTTCTATAACGAACGGACCCTGCTTTCCGACCTCAAAGCCCTGGGCGTCCCCGTCTGATTGAGTGATTCGCAGCTTTCTGATGGAAGGCGCGCCTTTCTGTGATTTCAAATTCTTTCTTGACACCTGACCGGACAACGTATTATCACCCCTGACATGGGGAACACACATGAAAAACTGCGGATCAAGCTCTGGATCGAGTGTGAAACCGGGGATTCCATTTTCGGGGAAGGGCAGATGCGCATCCTGGAAACCATTCAGGAGCAGGGGTCCATCAATGCGGCGGCCAAAACCCTGAAAATGGGGTACCGATCCATGTGGGGACGATTGCGGAAAATGGAAAAACGGCTGGGAAAACCGCTGCTGGAACGCCACAAAGGCGGGGCCGAAGGGGGACATTCCGACCTGACACCCGAGGCGTTGGAAATGATTGACAAATTCAAGCGCCTGCGGCTGGAGATCGCGGAAGCATCTGAAACCATTTTCAGACAAATTTACCATTAAATGACTTTAGATGTTCACCATGGAAAACAAATGCCGTCCCTTTTGCCTGCCCCGGCCGCTTGGAAGCCGCCTCCCAGGCAGAACGTCTGAAACTCTTTAAATCCGCATCATTCGGTCAAAAGAGAAACCTGATTCTGTATTCTTCGTTATGTTTCTGTTGACATATGAAAATCCCAATGATAGACAGCATGGTGAAAGTGGCCTCATGTCTTTAAGATAAGGGAGAGAATGATATGCTGTTACCCAAGTTTGAATTCCATGAACCGGAATCCATTGAAAAGGCGCTGGTGCTGAAAAAGCAATTCAACTCCGGCGCCCGGTTTCTTGCCGGCGGCACCGACCTGCTGGTGTACCTGAAAAAAAAGATTGTATCCACCGATCATGTCATCAGCCTGCAGCGAATTGCCGGTCTGAGCGAAATCCAGGAGAATGATTCGGACCTGATCATCGGGGCCTGCACCACCATGGCCGCCATTTCCAGACACCCCGTTGTTCAGAAAAGATTTGGCGCATTGAAATCCGGGGCCGACAATATGGGCACCCATCTGATCCGAAACCGGGCCACCATCGGCGGGAACGTGTGCAATGCCAGCCCGGCCGGAGATACCCTGCCGGCGCTGCTGGTCTACGATGCCGTAGCCCTGGTCGAAAGTCCGGACGGAAAACGTGAAATTCCCCTGACCGATTTTTTCAAGGGGCCCGGCAAGACCGACCTGAAAAACGATGACATTCTCACCGGGTTCCGGCTGCCGTATCCGCCGGATCACAGTGGTGCCCACTATATTCAGCTGGGCAAACGCAAATCAGCGGAAATCAATGTGGTGAATGCCGCCGCATTCCTGACCTGTGATTCCGGTACCGGCAACATCCTGTCGGTTCGAATCGCCTTGGGATCCGTGGCCCCCACCCCGATCCGGGCACCGTTAGCCGAGGCCGCCCTCATGGGCAGCACCGCCGGGGATGACACGTTCAATGCCGCAGCCGAGATCGCCCGGTTCAAGGACTGTACCCCCATCGATGATTTCAGGGGCAGTGCCGCATACCGGCGGGCCATGGTGGGGGTTCTGACCAAACGTACTTTGGCTGCCGCCTTTGACCAGGCCCGGGCCTAACCCTTGACAGCACAGGAGATACCCATGAAAAAACTCATTCAGATGACCATCAATGACCGGGCCTATGAAGTGGCGGTGGAACCCAACAAAACCCTGGCAGACCTGATCCGCTACGACCTGGGCCTGACAGGCACCAAAAAAGGGTGTGACACCGGCGACTGCGGTGCCTGCACCGTGATCCTCAACGGTGATCCCGTCAATTCCTGCCTGGTGTTGGCCGTCCAGGCCGACAATGCCGTGATCGAGACCATCGAGGGGTTGAGCACGGATGACGGGCTCCATCCGCTGCAGCAAGCATTTGTGGAAAAAGGTGCGATCCAGTGTGGATTCTGCACCCCGGGCATGATTCTGTCCGCCAAAAACCTGCTGGACAAAAATCCGGCCCCCACGGAAGCAGAGATCCGGGAGGGGATTTCCGGGAATCTTTGCCGGTGCACCGGGTACCAGAAAATATTCGAAGCCATTGAATCCACCCGCTCATAAGCCAGTTTTCAGTTTTTTTAGGAGGAGACCATGAAATCATATGATGTAATCAGCACCCGGGCCAACCGGATCGATACGCCGGACAAGGCCACGGGCAAAGCCGTGTTCGTGGATGACATCACCCTGCCGGGCATGCTGTACGGGGCCCTGCTGCAAAGCCCCCACGCCCACGCGAAAATCCTGTCCATCGACACCTCGGAAGCGGAAAAACTGCCCGGTGTCAAGGCGGTGATCACGGCCAAGGAGGCCGGCCAGGTCAAGTACGGGGTCAGTCCGGCCCGGTATGATGAAACCGTGTTTGCCGTGGACCGGGTCCGGTATGTGGGGGACGAGATTGCCGCCGTGGCCGCCACCAGCCTGGATGTCGCCCTGGAGGCGGTTTCCCGGATCAAAGTGGAATACGAGGTCCTGCCTGCGGTGTTCACCGTGGAAGACGCGGTCAAGGACGGGGCTCCCCAGCTCCATGACGAGTTCAAGGGCAACCTGTGCGCCGAGGTGCACCAGGAGTTCGGCAACGTGGCCGAAGGTCTGGAAAACAGCGACATCGTCATCACCACGGAGATGAAAAGCAAGCGCCAGGACGGGGCGTTCATCGAAATGCAGGGATGCATCGCCGAATACGACAACCGCGGCGTGCTCACCCTGACCAGTTCCACCCAGGTCCCGCATTATGTGCAGCGCACCGTGGCCATGGTACTGGGCATGGATGTGGGCAAAGTCCGGGTAAAAAAACCCTATGTCGGGGCCGGGTTCGGCATCAAGGCCGCTGCCAACCCCATGGAACTGGCCTGCT encodes the following:
- a CDS encoding ABC transporter ATP-binding protein — its product is MTLEIQNLSAGYGSTPVISGIHMTADPGRICAVMGRNGSGKTTLLRCINHVLPPLKGKIRIMGQEITRMARHRIAQIISVVPQGNFSPFSFSCRDMVLMAGAARIRAWAAPSRKEQEQALSAMAEVGIDHLATQAFNAISGGERQLVMLARALFQETPIMLLDEPTAHLDFTNQHRIMALMRKLAANRKMTVIITLHDPNLTCHYCDDVVLIHQGRVAAAGKTADTLTGDVLTQVLGDNIRLDVTTGGVRVAVPASLDPATDRPEYSSVKPLTTHQEKRVV
- a CDS encoding radical SAM protein, translated to MKCQFCERTCDLTNGRSFCGMYMEENGRVLERFPDQWCTYNPSRIESVPFYHAYPGSRSLIIGTAGCNFRCRYCSNGFIACRDPADLQEVMYTIPADRLVAMAKKMGCHNIVFNVNEPAVSLPSLERVSHYARKEDIPMGCLTNGYTTESATRMMMEIFSFVHIGLKGFSNAFYREFVGIPDMTPILRNIRMFAQTCHVEIASPVIEDVNDHELFDIAQFIHDIRPDIPWHVFRLLPEHDMKESLYPNIDRMDQALETSRKLLPYIYFHNFVGSRWVNTQCPNCGHTVIKRFSLGCSGDRLDEFLAPDNTCPECGTPIPILGTRVAWNEKQSVSWEAIS
- a CDS encoding class I SAM-dependent methyltransferase, whose translation is MPNTLPDNPYTNDQDDREAARMMDNITQTVFTPIYPVMAEQIASIHGITTGTCIDLGSGPAALSISLAKVTDLLIHAVDKSPHSHAIACANIRAAGLEQRITAVQSDVCNLPFENNFADLIVSRGSMFFWEDLTGAFNEIFRVLAPGGKTHIGAGFGNEEIKNRIFRQMAEKNDQWAEKVRQRRSPETTRRILDHLDSSDASRYTLTQSEIGFWIHIHKDVPS
- a CDS encoding radical SAM protein; the protein is MKCSICDIHCQIPEGGSGRCRMMTCRDNRIMEHYPHSYSTLFPISIETMPALHFYPRHKFLQVSTIGCNFTCPGCISEILTMESDTLAGALRRMPPEKVIDLAQKEQCKGIAFCINDPTVSFFSFLDLAQKAREKGLLVGFSTNGYMSDTALAALIPYTDFVNIGFKGATDPAYRFCGVPSCAPVFRNLETLAASDIHVEVAVVHLKGHENEVRQIAEFTASLSQNIPFQVMRFVPFGEADIALEPTIRESRALCRDLETHLSYVYLFNAPGSDQLDTRCPDCGRTVITREFFGPMDARIVDVRPDAICECGTRPDITGTLASQRFDEQGFFGGYRTTRALEMLHAILVCIGADDPSSVSRLWQDLMDTQYLKAFHDLVQLPDAYGEIIDRLAVPTGCTKAGTLLRQFIEKTLADIRSRTRDVTRPKVYYAMGYPLFALNAERFETHLVEAAGGICVNRQLTRKGKPGVTITREELMAFNPDIIFISGFLSCPVSDFHEYCISHDIRVNAVIQHRIYDHFPLWDFGSPRWILGLMHIANILHPDIFCFDMEKEADRFYRTFYKHPFNAQKANRSFYRV
- a CDS encoding multiheme c-type cytochrome, coding for MTSISNKKSLRRTACLILMLGVLVFAPAASAVTDTCPPFYLRTDTGEIINPMTGENADQPFSTRQTCGACHDVDTISKGYHFMMDWDKASDTRFAGTDTPWLVSTGLTGNLITYGFFQLAKKHNTHPDQIDLSAFDFVARVPESKGGYQKPGCAGCHAGGGLLEFDRDGQRYDRRLADNPELAGTLDGDYYQSRWDETGVIEPDCFFCHGSRYHIQKRITQIKYLNFKWAGVAAAGIGQVHGRVSDGEVPTVVYNKRLFNEDGTFYLPDMVFQPEAKNCLICHESIELGKRGNSWADPLNPDVHHLAGLTCIDCHTGDIRHNFAKGNAMDNQVSPELNNSMRSCRDCHTQGYRGATRMRHDSIRKDHLDKLSCEACHIPELNRTAGGAMFLNTGMFGKYGQGDTRRFGTPDTWKPAYIIRAKDKDGIPRITPVNPMLNTLFTNLDEDGIYYPLFLSEVETAYDLCQAQMSDREIPYDFHRKDDIKIMLETLADTLAGNQRFSKVNPVFHTGGNIFLLADHPAEGTAPASDTTPGSSSDSGPTSQDTRLVVQADTTWVSRLPYYSISHNVAPADQALGSDGCTDCHAKDAHLFSGPVVIDYFGDNGRPVTVSMARFMGLLESVEPVNRLFSLFLKTGPWVLGAGVLLLLATGTWLVFFSPSRPHDTGMPYLSAAGIFVFICFLFAHTLLIMDTGFLRSLTQTLGAMAPWLGPLSALMAAAGYFYLIHTRIRHQWISVGLHLSGAGTVITGMLLWIRAPFNSSALFLISVIHGIFAVATAGLLVYFLFKTFDKGPGQPRTTQGHQHNNQRDRHE
- a CDS encoding glutaredoxin family protein — encoded protein: MLTVYAAAWCPHCTKTVEFLKKHGIAFTYMEIEDQPEDVIDKIIQVNGGDDWVVPTLAYNGKWREGRFYNERTLLSDLKALGVPV
- a CDS encoding winged helix-turn-helix domain-containing protein, yielding MGNTHEKLRIKLWIECETGDSIFGEGQMRILETIQEQGSINAAAKTLKMGYRSMWGRLRKMEKRLGKPLLERHKGGAEGGHSDLTPEALEMIDKFKRLRLEIAEASETIFRQIYH
- a CDS encoding FAD binding domain-containing protein, with the protein product MLLPKFEFHEPESIEKALVLKKQFNSGARFLAGGTDLLVYLKKKIVSTDHVISLQRIAGLSEIQENDSDLIIGACTTMAAISRHPVVQKRFGALKSGADNMGTHLIRNRATIGGNVCNASPAGDTLPALLVYDAVALVESPDGKREIPLTDFFKGPGKTDLKNDDILTGFRLPYPPDHSGAHYIQLGKRKSAEINVVNAAAFLTCDSGTGNILSVRIALGSVAPTPIRAPLAEAALMGSTAGDDTFNAAAEIARFKDCTPIDDFRGSAAYRRAMVGVLTKRTLAAAFDQARA
- a CDS encoding (2Fe-2S)-binding protein, which produces MKKLIQMTINDRAYEVAVEPNKTLADLIRYDLGLTGTKKGCDTGDCGACTVILNGDPVNSCLVLAVQADNAVIETIEGLSTDDGLHPLQQAFVEKGAIQCGFCTPGMILSAKNLLDKNPAPTEAEIREGISGNLCRCTGYQKIFEAIESTRS